The Polyangia bacterium DNA window ATGCCTTGAAAGTGGGTTTGCGGCGTGGCCGCGTCGGGCCACTGCGCGCAGAGCGCGCCCAGCGACGCCACGCAACCGGCCGCGCCCAGCCAGGCCAGCCCGCTGCGGCTTTTGCCCTGGATGAAGGTCTCGGCCAGGATGATCACGCAGCCCATGCCGATCAGAATCAGCATCGGCAAGTAGGCGAGGATGTCGCCGCCGTTGAAGGTCATTGGTTGGCTCCCTTAGCGGCTGGCGGCGCCGCGGCCGCCGCCAGCGCCGGGAAGACGTGCGCCGGCGCGTCCGGCGCCTTGCGCGCGTCACGCAGCCGTTCGCCGTAGAGACTGAGATACGCCTGCACCGATTTCTCCGATCGATCGAGGATCGGCTTTGGCCAGATGCCCATCACCAGCGCGGCGACGATGACGATGCCGAACACCCAGGTCTCGCGGCCGCTGATGTCACGCATGTGCGCCGACTTGTTCTCCGGCTTGTCCAGCGGACCGAACATCAGCTTCTGGTACATGCTGAGCAAATACATCGCCGCCAGGATGACCGCCGACGCAGAGATCCCCGCCAGCAGCTTCGAGGCCGGAAACATCTCGGGCAGACCGGACGTCGCCCAGGTCTTGTCGGCGGTGAAGGCCCCCAGCAGGACCAGGAACTCGCCGACGAAGCCGCACAGGCCGGGCAGCCCGACGGAGGCCAGCACGATCACCAGGAAGCACGCCGCGAACACCGGCATCTTCGCCCACAGCCCACCAAAGTCGGCCAGCTTGCGCGAGTGCCGCCGGTCGTACAGCAAGCCCACGCCCAAGAACAAGCCACCGGTCGAGATCCCGTGCGCCAGCATCTGATACAGCGCCCCCTGCGTCCCCGTCACTGACAAGGTCATCAACCCCAGCACCACGAAGCCCAGGTGCGAGACCGATGAATACGCCACCAGCTTCTTCGCGTCTTCCTGCACGTACGCCATCAGCGCGCCGTAGACGATGCCGATCACCGCCAGGATCGAGATCAGCGGCGCGGCCTCGGCGGCGGCCAGCGGGAACATCGGCAGGGCGAAGCGCAGCAAGCCGTAGGTCCCGAACTTCAGCATCACGCCGGCCAGGATCACCGAGCCACCGGTGGGCGCTTCGACGTGGGCGTCGGGCAGCCAGGTGTGCAGCGGGAACACTGGAACCTTGATGGCGAAGGCCAGCGCGAAGGCGGCGAAGCACATCAACTGCGGCACGAACGGCAGCGTCAGGTGCGAAAGCTGCGTGTAATCAAAGCTGAAGGTCCCGGTGGCGGCGCGGAACTGCGAATACAGATAAAGGATCGCCACCAGCATCAGCAGCGATCCGACCAGCGTGTAGATGACGAACTTCACCGCGGCGTACAGGCGCCGCTCGCCGCCCCAGATGCCGATGATGAAGTACATCGGGATCAGCATCAGCTCCCAGAACACGTAGAAGACGAACAGGTCCAGCGCCAGAAAGGCGCCGATCATGCCGGCTTCCAGCACCAGCATGGCGACGGTGAACTCGCGCACGCGAATATTGCGAATGCCGATGGCCTGTGGCGACAACAAGGTCAGCGGGATCAAGAACGTCGTCAGAAGAACAAGCCACAGCGAGATGCCGTCGACGCCCAGGTGAAACCGGATCCCCAGCTGATCGATCCAGAGGCGGTTCACCTCCAGCTGAAAGCCGGATTGCGCCGCATCGAAGTCCGGCAGGATGAACAGCGACACCACGAACGTCGCCAGCGCCGTCGCCAGGCCCAGGCCCCGGTGAACAGACTCCTCGTCGCGCGGGATCAGCATCACCAACGCGGCGCCGGCCAGCGGCAGCAGCGTGATGAGCGCCAGGATGCCCATTACGGAACCTCGATGGTGCGGGTCAGGCTGCTCTCGGTTCCCCAGCGCGGGTCGACGACGCTGACCTTGATGTCGTATCGGCCGGCCTTCTCGTAGGCGTAATGCGCCTCGGGGTTGGTGCCCTTGCTGTCGGTCTTGCCGTCGCCGTTGAAATCGAAGGTGTACTCCAGCGGGCGCGCCGACGGGCGTCCACCCCGGCGCGCGTCGACGTCCACCGAACGGCCGCTGACGTGCACCTTCAATTCAGAGGGCGTGGTCGGGCGCGTGGCGAAGACAACGATCAGCGCCACACCGACGGCAAAAACCGCCATGTACCGTTGGCTGTCGCCGCTTTGGAAGAGGCGCGCGAGGCGCCCCACCAGGTCGACCAGCGCGCCCACACCTTCGACCAGCAGCTTGTCGATGATGATGCGATCGACGACGAAGAAAAGCCCGCGCGACAGCTTCTTCAGCGGGCGGACGAACAGAAAGTCGTACAGCTCGTCGACGCGGAATTTCTCGTACACCAGCGTCACCAGGCCGGGAACGGCCTTGGCGAAACTAAGTGCCGGCTGGCGATAACCGCCGCCATAGAACACGTAGGCGAGCCCAATGCCGCCCAGGGCCAGCGCCGCCGACGCCAGCATGAAGACGATCTCGGTGGTGCGGGGAACGTCCAGCTCGGGGCCGATGGCCGGCTCCAGGGTGTGGGCCAGGAAATTCCACTCCGGGTGGCCGAACAATCCGGTGGGCGCGCCGATCAAGCCGCCCAGGCCGGCGCCCACCGCCAGAATCACCAGCGGCCCCACCATCACGCCGGGCGATTCGTGAATGTGGTGCTGGATCTCATGCGAGGCGCGCGTCTTGTCGCCGCTGAAGACCAGGAAATAAAGACGCGACATGTAGAACGCCGTGCCCAGCGCGGCCAGCATCAGCATGGCGCCCACCAGCTTGCCGACCCAGAACAAATCGGGACCGTAAATCTCCGTCGCGAACGCGCCCGAGATGATGGCGTCCTTGGAGAAAAAGCCCGAGAAGATCGGCAGGCCGCAGATGGCCAACCAGCAAACGAAGAACACGCCGTGGGTCCACGGCACCTTCTTTCGCAGGCCGCCCATGATGGTGATGTCGCCCGATCCGCTCATGGCGTGCATGACCGAACCGGCGCACAAGAACAGACCCGCCTTGAAGAAGGCGTGCGTGTAGAGATGAAAAACCCCGGCTTCGAAGTTGCCGGTGCCGACTCCGGCGAACATGAAGCCCAGCTGGCTGACGGTTGAATAGGCCAGCACCTTCTTGAAGTCCGTCTGCGCGAACCCGATGATCGCCGCGAACAACGCGGTCAGCGCGCCGACGATGGCCACGATGGCCAGCGCCGCCGGCGCCAGCATGAACAGCACGTGCAGGCGCGCCACCATGTACACGCCGGCGGTCACCATCGTCGCGGCGTGAATCAGTGCCGAAACCGGCGTAGGACCGGCCATGGCGTCGGGCAGCCAGACGTATAGCGGAATCTGTGCCGACTTGCCGGTGGCGCCGATGAACAGGAACAGACAAACCCAGAAGGCCACCGACTGCCCCCACAAGGGCTGCGTCAGCGCCGCCCCGTTGCCGAGGTCGCCGAAGTTCAAGGTCCCCGTGTATTGAAACAGCAGGAACATGCCCAGCAGAAAGCCAAAGTCACCGATGCGGTTGGTGATGAAGGCTTTCCTGCCGGCGTTGGCGTTGGCGTTGTCGGTGTACCAAAAACCGATCAGCAGGTAGCTGCAGAGACCGACGCCTTCCCACCCGATGAACATCACCGGCAGGTTGTCGCCCAGGACCAGGACCAGCATGGCGCCACAGAACAGATTCAGGTAACCGAAGAAACGCGCGTAGTCCGCCTCGTGCGCCATGTAGCCGGAGGCGTAGACGTGAATGAGGAAACCGATGAACGTGATGATCAGGCACAAAAGACCGGACAGCGCGTCCAGCCGGAACGCCAGATCGATCTTCAGCTCGCCGGCGGAGAACCAGGTCCACACCACGTCGCGCAGGCCGCCCATCTCCGCAGCCTCGGGCAGCTTGCTGAAATAGGCGTCGATGGCGACCAGGCAGGCGGCGGCGATGGCGGTGGCGGCCACCACCACCACGGTGTCGCGCTTCCAGCGTCGCCCGAACAGCAGCAGCAGCGCGGCGCCCAGGAACGGCAGCAGAGGAATCAGGCGAAGATTGAAGGCCATGTTGACGGTGTCCCTCAGCGCTTCATCAAGGACGCTTCGTCCAGGTTGACGGTCTGCCGACTGCGGAACAGGCCCACCAAGATGGCCAGGCCCACCGCCGCCTCGGCCGCGGCCAGCGCGATGACGATGAAGGCGAACACCTGGCCTTTTTGATCGCCCAGGGCGCGCGAATACGCCAGCAGCGCCAGGTTACCGGCGTTGAGCTGCAGCTCGATGCCCATCAGAACGATGATGGCGTTGCGGCGCAAAAGGACGCCGCCCGAGCCGATCAGGAACAACACAAAAGACAGCGTCAGGTAGTAGTGCGTCGGCATGTCAGTGATGGCCCCCCGGGTGATGCGCGCCGGGCGCGTCCAGGGCCGCGTCGTCGGGCCCCGGGTAATTGGCGTGCGCCATCTCTTCGATGGCCTTGCGGCGCTCGGCGGCGATCTCGGCGGCGACCTCTTTCTGGTGCGACCGCGAGATCACCACGCCGCCGACGATGGCCACCAGCAACAGCAACGACACCGCCTCGAACGGATAAAGAAAATCGCGAAACAAGATCTCGCCGATGGCGGCGACAGTGCCGAAGCTGTCCGGGATCTTCGGCGGCACGTCAGGGCCGGGCGTGGTCAGCAGAACGCGGACGAAGACCCGCGTCAGGTAAAGGCCGGCACCCACGCCCAGCAAACGCATGACCAGACCGCGCGGAGTCACGGGGGTGATCTCCTCGCGGTTCAGGATCATCACCACGAAGATGAACAGCACCATGATGGCGCCGGCGTAGACCAGGATCTGGATGATGGCCAGGAAGTGCGCCGACAGCGACGCATAGGTGGCCGCCAGAGCAAAGAAAGTCCCTACCAGCGACATCACCGCCGTCACCGGGTTGCGTCGGGTCATGGTGAACAGCGCGCCGCCCACCACCCAGGCCGCCAGCACCCAGAACAGTAGCTGCTCGCCCAACCCTGGCGTGGCTCCGATCGGGCCCATGATGGTTACGCCGCCTTCCTGAGCTTGTGCTCGAAGTCGGCGCGAAATTTCGTCAGGAACCCCAGCATGGGCCAGGCCGCCGCCTCGCCCAGCGGGCAGATGGTGTTGCCGGCGATGCCGTGGGCGATGTTGGCCAAAAGCTCGACGTCGCCGGCCTCGCCCTGGCCCTTTGCCAGCCGCGTGCACACGCGCGCCAGCCAGCCGGTGCCTTCGCGGCACGGCGTGCACTGGCCGCAGGATTCGTGGGCGTAAAAGCGCATGATGCGCGCGCATAACGCGACCACGTCGGTGCTGTCGTCGAACACCACCACGCCGCCCGAGCCGGCCATGGTCTTGAGCTTGCGGCCGCCGCCCATGTCGAACGGCACACCGGGTTTCACCTCGACGTCCTTGATGCGCGGGTCGGTCATCAACGCGTCGAATTCCACCGGAACGTCGATCTCGTTGGCGTCGAGGGGCGGCATCGAGCTGCCGCCGGGGATCAATCCCTTCAGCGCGCGGCCACCGGGAATGCCGCCGCACACATCATAGATAATGTCGCGAAACGGAATCCCCATCGGCAGCTCGAACACGCCCGGCTTCTTCACGTGGCCCGAGACGCAGACGATGCGCGTGCCGCCCGACTTCGGGGTCCCCAGCCTGGCGAACCACTCGCCGCCCTTGGTGACGATGTCGGGCACGTTCATGAGCGTCTCGACGTTGTTGACGATGGTCGCCTGCTGGAACAGGCCCTTCACCGCCGGGAACGGCGGCTTGAGGCGCGGCCAGCCGCGCTTGCCCTCCAGAGAGTTCAACAACGCCGTCTCTTCGCCGCAGATGTACGCGCCGGCGCCCCGGTGCAGCGTGATCTCCAGCTTGAACGGGTTGCCGCCGGTGCCGACCGCGTGCTCCTTGCCCAGAAATCCGCCCGCGTAGGCCTCGTCGATGGCCGCCTGAACAATGCGCGCCTCGCGCATCATCTCGCCGCGGATGTAGATATAAGCGTGCTTGCAGCCAAGCGCGTACGACGCGATGGCCATTCCTTCCAGCAAAAGGTGCGGGTCGTACGCCAGAAGCTCGCGGTCCTTGCACGTGCCGGGCTCGGACTCGTCGGCGTTGACCACCAGATAGACTGTGCGCGCCTCCTTCGGGATGAACGACCACTTCATTCCCGTCGGAAAGCCGGCGCCGCCGCGGCCGCGCAGGTTCGACTTTTTCACCTCGTCGGTCAGCGCCGCCGGCGGCAAGGTCAGCGCCTTGCGGAAGGCCTGCCAGCCGCCGCGTTCGGTGTAGACCGACAGCTTGTGGCTGCCGTCCACGCCAAAGTTCTTGGTGACGATCTTGACGTCCTTGGCGTCCTGCCAGCTCATGCGCGCGCCCTCATGATGTTTTCGTCCCGGGGCCGCCGACGCCCATCAAGGTTCGGCGATTGGGATCGCCGCCGCCGGGCGCTTCCATTTTTTGCCGCTCCTGCCAGCGCCGGCGCAAGTCGTCCAGGATGGCGTCGACCTTCTTCTCGTTGAGATCGAGGAAGTAGTCGTT harbors:
- a CDS encoding NADH-quinone oxidoreductase subunit M, whose product is MGILALITLLPLAGAALVMLIPRDEESVHRGLGLATALATFVVSLFILPDFDAAQSGFQLEVNRLWIDQLGIRFHLGVDGISLWLVLLTTFLIPLTLLSPQAIGIRNIRVREFTVAMLVLEAGMIGAFLALDLFVFYVFWELMLIPMYFIIGIWGGERRLYAAVKFVIYTLVGSLLMLVAILYLYSQFRAATGTFSFDYTQLSHLTLPFVPQLMCFAAFALAFAIKVPVFPLHTWLPDAHVEAPTGGSVILAGVMLKFGTYGLLRFALPMFPLAAAEAAPLISILAVIGIVYGALMAYVQEDAKKLVAYSSVSHLGFVVLGLMTLSVTGTQGALYQMLAHGISTGGLFLGVGLLYDRRHSRKLADFGGLWAKMPVFAACFLVIVLASVGLPGLCGFVGEFLVLLGAFTADKTWATSGLPEMFPASKLLAGISASAVILAAMYLLSMYQKLMFGPLDKPENKSAHMRDISGRETWVFGIVIVAALVMGIWPKPILDRSEKSVQAYLSLYGERLRDARKAPDAPAHVFPALAAAAAPPAAKGANQ
- the nuoL gene encoding NADH-quinone oxidoreductase subunit L → MAFNLRLIPLLPFLGAALLLLFGRRWKRDTVVVVAATAIAAACLVAIDAYFSKLPEAAEMGGLRDVVWTWFSAGELKIDLAFRLDALSGLLCLIITFIGFLIHVYASGYMAHEADYARFFGYLNLFCGAMLVLVLGDNLPVMFIGWEGVGLCSYLLIGFWYTDNANANAGRKAFITNRIGDFGFLLGMFLLFQYTGTLNFGDLGNGAALTQPLWGQSVAFWVCLFLFIGATGKSAQIPLYVWLPDAMAGPTPVSALIHAATMVTAGVYMVARLHVLFMLAPAALAIVAIVGALTALFAAIIGFAQTDFKKVLAYSTVSQLGFMFAGVGTGNFEAGVFHLYTHAFFKAGLFLCAGSVMHAMSGSGDITIMGGLRKKVPWTHGVFFVCWLAICGLPIFSGFFSKDAIISGAFATEIYGPDLFWVGKLVGAMLMLAALGTAFYMSRLYFLVFSGDKTRASHEIQHHIHESPGVMVGPLVILAVGAGLGGLIGAPTGLFGHPEWNFLAHTLEPAIGPELDVPRTTEIVFMLASAALALGGIGLAYVFYGGGYRQPALSFAKAVPGLVTLVYEKFRVDELYDFLFVRPLKKLSRGLFFVVDRIIIDKLLVEGVGALVDLVGRLARLFQSGDSQRYMAVFAVGVALIVVFATRPTTPSELKVHVSGRSVDVDARRGGRPSARPLEYTFDFNGDGKTDSKGTNPEAHYAYEKAGRYDIKVSVVDPRWGTESSLTRTIEVP
- the nuoK gene encoding NADH-quinone oxidoreductase subunit NuoK; this encodes MPTHYYLTLSFVLFLIGSGGVLLRRNAIIVLMGIELQLNAGNLALLAYSRALGDQKGQVFAFIVIALAAAEAAVGLAILVGLFRSRQTVNLDEASLMKR
- a CDS encoding NADH-quinone oxidoreductase subunit J; amino-acid sequence: MGPIGATPGLGEQLLFWVLAAWVVGGALFTMTRRNPVTAVMSLVGTFFALAATYASLSAHFLAIIQILVYAGAIMVLFIFVVMILNREEITPVTPRGLVMRLLGVGAGLYLTRVFVRVLLTTPGPDVPPKIPDSFGTVAAIGEILFRDFLYPFEAVSLLLLVAIVGGVVISRSHQKEVAAEIAAERRKAIEEMAHANYPGPDDAALDAPGAHHPGGHH
- the nuoF gene encoding NADH-quinone oxidoreductase subunit NuoF, which encodes MSWQDAKDVKIVTKNFGVDGSHKLSVYTERGGWQAFRKALTLPPAALTDEVKKSNLRGRGGAGFPTGMKWSFIPKEARTVYLVVNADESEPGTCKDRELLAYDPHLLLEGMAIASYALGCKHAYIYIRGEMMREARIVQAAIDEAYAGGFLGKEHAVGTGGNPFKLEITLHRGAGAYICGEETALLNSLEGKRGWPRLKPPFPAVKGLFQQATIVNNVETLMNVPDIVTKGGEWFARLGTPKSGGTRIVCVSGHVKKPGVFELPMGIPFRDIIYDVCGGIPGGRALKGLIPGGSSMPPLDANEIDVPVEFDALMTDPRIKDVEVKPGVPFDMGGGRKLKTMAGSGGVVVFDDSTDVVALCARIMRFYAHESCGQCTPCREGTGWLARVCTRLAKGQGEAGDVELLANIAHGIAGNTICPLGEAAAWPMLGFLTKFRADFEHKLRKAA